A window of the Comamonas sp. Y33R10-2 genome harbors these coding sequences:
- a CDS encoding HAD family hydrolase: protein MNRPALTPSQKWDPELLLKAQGVRVVFFDVDGVLTDGGLYFSGEGEVLKRFHTLDGHGLKMLQSADITPAVVTGRDSAPLRLRLKQLGIEHARFGTEDKVPAAESILAELGLDWSQAAAMGDDWPDLPMMRRSRFACAPANAHDEALHVADWVSNKRGGDGAVRQFCDLLLTADGAYANLLARYGS from the coding sequence ATGAACCGACCTGCTCTGACACCCAGCCAAAAATGGGACCCGGAACTGCTGCTTAAAGCGCAAGGGGTTCGCGTGGTCTTCTTTGATGTCGATGGCGTGCTGACTGATGGCGGTTTGTACTTTTCTGGCGAAGGCGAGGTGCTCAAGCGCTTTCATACGCTGGATGGCCATGGCCTAAAAATGCTGCAAAGCGCGGATATTACTCCGGCAGTGGTGACGGGGCGTGACTCCGCACCGCTACGCTTGCGCTTAAAGCAGCTGGGCATTGAACATGCGCGATTTGGCACCGAAGACAAGGTGCCTGCTGCTGAATCTATTCTTGCCGAGCTGGGTTTGGACTGGAGTCAAGCAGCAGCCATGGGCGATGACTGGCCCGATCTGCCGATGATGCGACGCAGTCGTTTCGCCTGCGCCCCTGCGAATGCGCATGACGAAGCTTTGCATGTCGCTGATTGGGTCAGCAACAAGCGTGGTGGTGATGGTGCTGTGCGGCAGTTTTGCGACTTGCTGCTGACGGCCGATGGCGCTTATGCAAATCTGCTGGCGAGGTATGGCTCATGA
- the lptC gene encoding LPS export ABC transporter periplasmic protein LptC: MSAMWRRVGDKTSMYLPVLIMGLLALGTWWLVRNAPKPIAVGAEKVLQHDPDYFLKDFVIKNFEADGRLKNRLNGTTGEHFPDTDTLEVDDARMLSIMPDGRKTVGSSNRALSNGDGSEIQMFGQAVITREPVAAHGSQKALPAMQLESEFLQIWPNEERVSSNKPVVMTRGRDQFTGDSMQYQHLDQILQMQGRVKGVIEPGKAK; this comes from the coding sequence ATGAGCGCTATGTGGCGACGTGTGGGCGACAAGACATCGATGTACTTGCCCGTACTCATCATGGGCTTGCTGGCGCTTGGTACTTGGTGGCTGGTGCGCAATGCTCCTAAACCTATTGCAGTGGGCGCTGAGAAGGTGTTGCAGCACGACCCCGACTACTTCTTGAAGGACTTTGTCATCAAGAACTTTGAGGCCGATGGACGTCTGAAAAATCGTTTGAACGGCACAACAGGCGAGCACTTTCCGGATACCGACACGCTTGAAGTTGACGATGCCCGCATGCTTAGCATCATGCCTGATGGCCGCAAAACTGTGGGTAGCTCGAATCGCGCTTTGAGTAACGGCGATGGCTCAGAAATTCAGATGTTTGGTCAGGCCGTCATCACTCGCGAGCCCGTGGCTGCGCATGGCAGCCAGAAGGCATTGCCTGCTATGCAGTTAGAGAGTGAATTTTTGCAAATCTGGCCTAACGAAGAGCGTGTCAGCAGCAACAAGCCCGTGGTCATGACCCGGGGCCGTGATCAATTTACGGGTGACAGCATGCAATATCAGCACCTAGATCAAATCTTGCAAATGCAAGGGCGCGTCAAAGGTGTGATTGAGCCGGGCAAAGCCAAATAA